A genome region from Geobacter pickeringii includes the following:
- a CDS encoding MBG domain-containing protein, whose product MDCAQKIKWMLVALCLLLVAVFVPTAQAADWTLSSVNSTVTLNDSSLAGSSPGVYSWVFDNAERISQQAFYYRVGTTSPEVKVSGDALDAAAPFTVVASNQTASSVTLTFTEKAGRFTMAVTYGLMGGTTGRSTLTKKVVITNLTAAPLDLHLFSYSDYDLKTGAYLFENATIVNGRAYQSSFATATDAIGAGTTLVERATVPPSRYGVDNAQFKPNLANGTTPYNLDNFAGPYTVAGGAFDNGDKQFALQWDLTIAPTTPTSFTITDDFYPTKSPYLAKGTVGTCVNYGQNFTNTYTFDNTRNSVTTLDNLQISEKLASNISLASATNGGAYDAVTGTVNWSIPQLAAGAVQQTVQGTYLVNSVADFSMTSQLGSDEAFPSSISAKLVLCNHPPVITSFPGKNGTEGQPYSYQVTAVDPDAGTKLTYFLDVAPAGMTISSTGLIAWTPASNQTGNNTVTIRVSDGSLSTTQTYNLFIAYVNVAPVITSSPVTSAYVGVSYPYTATATDANLAQGDKIVFGLPVAPAGMVINPTTGAISWIPTAAQVGPQNVVVQVTDLLGLFAQQSFTVTVSQASSLPPTMNAITPSTVNAGAAFSYQVVASDPQAQTLTYSLAGNPAGMTVSSTGLISWAATVAGTYNVTVTATNTSNLSASQTLTLTANKQTPTITWAAPTAITYGTALSATQLNATASVAGSFTYTPAVGTMLNAGTQTLSVIFTPTDAANYNATNANVTLTVNAAAATVTLGGLSATYDGTAKSVTATTTPAGKTVTVTYNGSATAPTAAGSYVVVATVTDANYTGSATGTLVIAKATPSITWGTPSAVVVGTALSATQLNATASVPGTYTYTPASGAVMNTAGPQTLSVSFAPTDSTNYSSASATVSLTVNNKQTPTITWAAPTAITYGTALSATQLNATASVAGSFTYTPAVGTMLNAGTQTLSVIFTPTDTANYNATNANVTLTVNAAVATVTLGGLSATYDGTAKSATATTNPAGKSVSITYNGSSTAPTAAGSYPVVATVTDANYTGSATGTLVIAKGTPTITWGTPSAVVVGTALSATQLNATASVPGTYTYTPASGAVMNTAGPQTLSVSFAPTDSTNYSSASATVSLTVNNKQTPTITWAAPTAITYGTALSATQLNATASVAGSFTYTPAAGTVLNAGTQTLSVTFTPTDTATYSSTSATVSLVVNKAAATVTLGGLSATYDGTAKSATAATNPAGKSVSITYNGSSTTPTAAGSYPVVASVSDPNYTGSATGTLVIAKATPSITWGTPSAVVVGTALSATQLNATASVPGTYTYTPASGAVMNTAGPQTLSVSFAPTDSTNYSSASATVSLTVNNKQTPTITWAAPTAITYGTALSATQLNATASVAGSFAYTPAAGTVLNAGTQTLSVTFTPTDTATYSSTSATVSLVVNKAAATVTLGGLSATYDGTAKSATAATNPAGKSVSITYNGSSTAPTAAGSYPVVASVSDPNYTGSATGTLVIAKATPSITWGTPSAVVVGTALSATQLNATASVPGTYTYTPASGAVMNTAGPQTLSVSFAPTDSTNYSSASATVSLTVNNKQTPTITWAAPTAITYGTALSATQLNATASVPGTFVYTPAVGASLNAGPQTLSVSFTPTDAANYNTTSANVTLTVNPAAATVTLGGLSATYDGTAKSVTATTNPAGKSVSITYNGSSTAPTAAGSYPVVATVTDANYTGSVTGTLVIAKGTPTITWGTPSPIIVGTALSTAQLNATASVPGTYTYTPASGAVMNTAGLQTLSVSFAPTDSANYTTASATVSLTVNNKQTPTITWAAPAAITYGTSLTATQLAATASVPGTFVYTPAVGAIPSVAGTFTYTPAAGTVLNAGTQTLSVTFTPTDTTTYNSATASVTLTVNKATPTITWATPSPVIVGTVLSATQLNATASVGGTYTYTPASGAVMNTAGTQTLIVSFAPTDSTNYSGASATVSLTVNAASNLAPSMTAIPAATITAPTAFSYQVMASDPENQPLSYTLSGNPPGMTVNSTGLISWPTSVAGTYTVTVTATDPGALTASQTFTLTVNSAAANQAPVITSVPVTIGYEEGYYYYQVKASDPGGNSLSYSLIMKPSGMVINPTSGLIYWRPTRTETYPVTVKVTNSAGLSATQSYNLVITERSSNSNNAPMITSNPVTIAVKDQTYRYDVEAVASNGGVITYSLTSSPDGMSINSTTGLITWTPRNSGKYQVTVRARDSKGLSAYQTFTITVVESLTAVQLSVGGNAAGASPAGACDVNGDGVVTVDDINLILAGRGSKNPVLDIDRDGVVTLLDARVCISRLR is encoded by the coding sequence ATGGACTGTGCACAGAAAATTAAATGGATGCTTGTGGCGCTCTGCCTCCTGCTGGTGGCGGTGTTTGTCCCAACGGCACAAGCTGCCGACTGGACTCTCAGCAGTGTAAATTCGACGGTGACACTGAATGACTCCTCGCTGGCCGGATCGAGTCCCGGCGTCTACTCCTGGGTATTCGACAACGCCGAACGGATAAGTCAGCAGGCGTTCTACTACCGGGTCGGGACGACCTCGCCCGAGGTGAAAGTGAGCGGCGATGCACTTGATGCTGCGGCTCCCTTCACCGTCGTTGCCAGTAACCAGACGGCTTCTTCCGTGACCCTGACCTTTACCGAAAAGGCCGGCCGGTTCACGATGGCCGTGACCTATGGGCTGATGGGCGGGACTACGGGGCGCTCGACGCTCACCAAAAAAGTGGTCATCACCAACCTCACGGCGGCCCCCCTCGACCTCCATCTCTTCAGCTACTCGGATTACGATCTCAAGACCGGCGCCTATCTCTTCGAGAACGCGACGATCGTCAACGGCAGGGCGTACCAGTCCAGTTTTGCCACTGCCACCGACGCGATTGGGGCCGGGACGACGCTTGTGGAGCGTGCAACGGTCCCCCCCAGCCGCTACGGTGTTGACAACGCCCAGTTCAAGCCGAACCTAGCCAACGGAACCACCCCCTACAACCTCGACAATTTTGCGGGACCCTACACCGTCGCCGGCGGCGCCTTCGATAACGGCGACAAGCAATTCGCTCTTCAGTGGGACCTGACCATTGCCCCCACGACGCCGACCTCGTTTACGATTACCGACGATTTTTACCCGACCAAGTCTCCTTACTTGGCAAAGGGGACAGTCGGTACCTGTGTCAACTACGGACAGAACTTCACCAACACCTACACGTTTGACAATACGCGAAACTCAGTCACTACCCTTGATAACCTTCAGATATCCGAAAAACTTGCTTCTAATATATCACTTGCGTCGGCGACGAACGGGGGGGCGTACGATGCCGTCACCGGTACCGTGAACTGGAGCATCCCCCAGCTTGCAGCCGGCGCAGTGCAGCAGACGGTCCAGGGGACCTACTTGGTCAATTCTGTCGCTGACTTCAGCATGACAAGCCAGCTAGGCAGCGACGAGGCATTCCCTTCTAGCATCAGCGCAAAGCTGGTGCTCTGCAACCATCCCCCCGTCATCACCTCGTTTCCTGGCAAGAATGGCACGGAAGGGCAACCTTACAGCTATCAGGTGACCGCCGTGGACCCGGATGCTGGTACCAAACTGACGTATTTTCTCGATGTTGCTCCCGCCGGTATGACGATCAGTTCAACCGGCCTCATTGCCTGGACCCCCGCGTCGAATCAGACCGGTAATAATACGGTAACCATCAGGGTGAGCGACGGATCATTAAGCACTACCCAGACCTACAATCTCTTTATTGCCTACGTTAATGTTGCCCCTGTCATCACGTCGTCTCCGGTTACGAGTGCCTATGTTGGCGTTTCCTATCCCTACACCGCTACCGCAACCGACGCGAACCTTGCTCAGGGAGACAAGATTGTCTTTGGTTTGCCGGTGGCACCGGCAGGGATGGTGATTAACCCAACGACGGGGGCGATTAGCTGGATTCCCACCGCAGCGCAGGTCGGCCCGCAGAACGTTGTAGTCCAGGTTACGGATCTTCTGGGTCTTTTTGCCCAGCAAAGCTTTACGGTAACTGTCAGCCAAGCATCCTCATTGCCTCCGACCATGAACGCGATTACTCCGAGCACTGTCAACGCGGGGGCGGCATTCAGCTATCAGGTGGTGGCGAGTGATCCCCAGGCCCAGACGTTGACCTACAGTCTGGCCGGCAATCCTGCCGGGATGACCGTAAGCAGCACCGGTCTCATCAGTTGGGCGGCGACCGTAGCGGGAACGTACAACGTTACGGTAACAGCGACTAACACGAGCAACCTGAGTGCCAGCCAGACTCTCACACTGACAGCCAACAAGCAGACTCCGACGATCACCTGGGCGGCGCCGACGGCGATCACCTACGGCACGGCGTTGAGCGCCACACAGCTTAACGCCACGGCGAGCGTAGCGGGGAGCTTCACCTACACCCCGGCCGTGGGCACGATGCTTAACGCCGGGACACAGACTCTGAGCGTCATCTTCACGCCGACCGACGCGGCAAACTACAACGCAACCAACGCAAACGTCACCCTGACGGTGAACGCGGCCGCGGCCACCGTCACCCTCGGCGGACTGAGCGCCACCTACGATGGCACGGCGAAGAGCGTCACCGCCACCACCACGCCGGCAGGCAAGACCGTCACCGTCACCTACAACGGCAGTGCCACCGCGCCGACCGCGGCAGGAAGCTACGTCGTCGTAGCCACCGTGACCGACGCGAACTACACGGGGAGCGCCACGGGCACCCTGGTAATCGCCAAGGCCACCCCAAGCATCACCTGGGGCACCCCCTCCGCGGTCGTAGTCGGCACGGCGTTGAGCGCCACGCAACTTAACGCCACGGCAAGCGTTCCAGGGACCTACACCTACACCCCGGCCTCCGGCGCCGTTATGAACACCGCCGGGCCGCAGACCCTGAGCGTCAGCTTTGCGCCGACGGACAGCACCAACTACAGCAGCGCCAGCGCCACGGTAAGCCTCACGGTGAACAACAAGCAGACCCCGACGATCACCTGGGCGGCGCCGACGGCGATCACTTACGGCACGGCGTTGAGCGCCACACAGCTTAACGCCACGGCGAGCGTAGCGGGGAGCTTCACCTACACCCCGGCCGTGGGCACGATGCTTAACGCCGGGACACAGACTCTGAGCGTCATCTTCACGCCGACCGACACGGCAAACTACAACGCAACCAACGCAAACGTCACCCTGACGGTGAACGCGGCCGTGGCCACCGTCACCCTTGGGGGTCTGAGCGCCACCTACGATGGCACGGCGAAGAGCGCCACGGCCACCACCAACCCGGCAGGCAAGAGCGTCAGCATCACCTATAACGGGAGCAGCACGGCCCCGACCGCGGCGGGGAGCTACCCCGTCGTGGCCACCGTGACCGACGCGAACTACACGGGGAGCGCCACGGGAACCCTGGTAATCGCCAAGGGCACCCCGACCATCACCTGGGGCACCCCCTCCGCGGTCGTAGTCGGCACGGCGTTGAGCGCCACGCAACTTAACGCCACGGCAAGCGTTCCAGGGACCTACACCTACACCCCGGCCTCCGGCGCCGTTATGAACACCGCCGGGCCGCAGACCCTGAGCGTCAGCTTTGCGCCGACGGACAGCACCAACTACAGCAGCGCCAGCGCCACGGTAAGCCTCACGGTGAACAACAAGCAGACGCCGACTATCACCTGGGCGGCGCCGACGGCGATCACTTACGGCACGGCGTTGAGCGCCACACAGCTTAACGCCACGGCGAGCGTAGCGGGGAGCTTCACCTACACCCCGGCCGCGGGCACGGTTCTTAACGCCGGGACACAGACTCTGAGCGTCACCTTCACGCCGACGGACACGGCGACCTACAGCAGCACCAGCGCCACGGTGAGTCTGGTTGTGAACAAAGCCGCCGCCACCGTCACCCTAGGGGGGCTGAGCGCCACCTACGATGGCACGGCGAAGAGCGCCACGGCCGCCACCAACCCGGCGGGCAAGAGCGTCAGCATCACCTACAACGGGAGCAGCACGACCCCGACCGCGGCGGGGAGCTACCCCGTCGTGGCCAGCGTCAGCGACCCGAACTACACGGGGAGCGCCACGGGAACCCTGGTAATCGCCAAGGCCACCCCAAGCATCACCTGGGGCACCCCCTCCGCGGTCGTAGTCGGCACGGCGTTGAGCGCCACGCAACTTAACGCCACGGCAAGCGTTCCAGGGACCTACACCTACACCCCGGCCTCCGGCGCCGTTATGAACACCGCCGGGCCGCAGACCCTGAGCGTCAGCTTTGCGCCGACGGACAGCACCAACTACAGCAGCGCCAGCGCCACGGTAAGCCTCACGGTGAACAACAAGCAGACCCCGACGATCACCTGGGCGGCGCCGACGGCGATCACCTACGGCACGGCGTTGAGCGCCACACAACTTAACGCCACGGCAAGCGTCGCGGGGAGCTTTGCCTACACCCCGGCCGCGGGCACGGTTCTTAACGCCGGGACACAGACTCTGAGCGTCACCTTCACGCCGACGGACACGGCGACCTACAGCAGCACCAGCGCCACGGTGAGTCTGGTTGTGAACAAAGCCGCCGCCACCGTCACCCTAGGGGGTCTGAGCGCCACCTACGATGGCACGGCGAAGAGCGCCACGGCCGCCACCAACCCGGCGGGCAAGAGCGTCAGCATCACCTACAACGGGAGCAGCACGGCCCCGACCGCGGCGGGGAGCTACCCCGTCGTGGCCAGCGTCAGCGACCCGAACTACACGGGGAGCGCCACGGGAACCCTGGTAATCGCCAAGGCCACCCCAAGCATCACCTGGGGCACCCCCTCCGCGGTCGTAGTCGGCACGGCGTTGAGCGCCACGCAACTTAACGCCACGGCAAGCGTTCCAGGGACCTACACCTACACCCCGGCCTCCGGCGCCGTTATGAACACCGCCGGGCCGCAGACCCTGAGCGTCAGCTTTGCGCCGACGGACAGCACCAACTACAGCAGCGCCAGCGCCACGGTAAGCCTCACGGTGAACAACAAGCAGACGCCGACTATCACCTGGGCGGCGCCGACGGCGATCACCTACGGCACGGCGTTGAGCGCCACACAACTTAACGCCACGGCGAGCGTTCCGGGAACCTTCGTCTATACGCCGGCCGTGGGCGCCTCCCTGAACGCCGGGCCGCAGACCCTGAGCGTCAGCTTCACGCCGACCGACGCGGCAAACTACAACACAACCAGCGCAAACGTCACCCTGACGGTGAACCCGGCTGCGGCCACCGTCACCCTCGGCGGACTGAGCGCCACCTACGATGGCACGGCGAAGAGCGTCACCGCCACCACCAACCCGGCGGGCAAGAGCGTCAGCATCACCTATAACGGGAGCAGCACGGCCCCGACCGCTGCGGGAAGCTACCCCGTCGTGGCCACCGTGACCGACGCGAACTACACGGGGAGCGTCACGGGCACCCTGGTAATCGCCAAGGGCACCCCGACCATCACGTGGGGCACTCCGTCTCCGATCATAGTCGGCACGGCCCTTTCCACGGCGCAACTTAACGCCACGGCAAGCGTTCCAGGGACCTACACCTACACCCCGGCCTCCGGTGCCGTCATGAACACCGCCGGGCTGCAGACCCTGAGCGTCAGCTTCGCGCCGACCGACAGCGCCAACTACACCACGGCCAGCGCCACGGTAAGCCTCACGGTGAACAACAAGCAGACGCCGACTATCACGTGGGCGGCGCCGGCTGCGATCACCTATGGGACGTCGCTCACGGCAACGCAGCTTGCCGCCACGGCGAGCGTTCCGGGAACCTTCGTCTACACCCCGGCCGTGGGCGCTATTCCGAGCGTGGCGGGGACCTTTACCTACACCCCGGCAGCGGGGACGGTGCTTAACGCCGGGACGCAAACCCTGAGCGTCACCTTCACGCCGACTGACACCACGACTTACAACAGCGCCACCGCGAGCGTCACTCTCACGGTGAACAAGGCCACCCCGACCATTACCTGGGCCACCCCTTCGCCGGTAATAGTCGGCACGGTCCTTTCCGCCACACAGCTCAATGCCACAGCAAGCGTTGGTGGGACCTACACCTACACCCCGGCCTCCGGCGCCGTTATGAACACCGCCGGGACGCAGACTCTGATCGTCAGCTTTGCGCCGACGGACAGCACCAACTACAGCGGCGCCAGCGCCACGGTAAGCCTCACGGTGAACGCAGCATCCAACCTTGCTCCGAGCATGACAGCAATCCCTGCTGCTACCATCACTGCCCCGACAGCCTTCAGCTACCAGGTGATGGCATCTGATCCGGAAAATCAACCCTTGAGCTACACATTGTCGGGCAATCCTCCTGGGATGACAGTCAACAGCACCGGCCTGATCTCGTGGCCAACCTCCGTGGCTGGAACCTATACGGTGACGGTTACGGCGACGGACCCCGGTGCCCTCACCGCAAGCCAAACCTTTACTTTGACGGTCAATAGCGCGGCGGCAAATCAGGCACCGGTTATAACCAGCGTTCCGGTAACCATCGGCTATGAAGAGGGTTATTACTACTATCAGGTGAAGGCGTCTGACCCTGGCGGTAATAGCTTGAGCTATTCTCTGATT